In Haloarcula halophila, the genomic window TCCTCCTCCGATACTGGATCCAGGAAGACTTGAACGTGGGGGAGGTGGAGTCCGCAATCAACAAGTCAAAAGTCCCGCCAGCGAAGGCGGTCCAGACGATCCAGTCGGGCGATATCGACGCGACGATCATCCAGGAGCCGTTCGCGACGGTCATCGGCCAAGATGACGGTTTCGGCGAACTCGCCTGGTCTGGAGATATACTGGAAGCCCACCCGGTGACGGTGCTTTTCGCGAACCAGCACGTGCTCGACGACAGCGCCGTCGCCCAATCGCTGGTCGAACAGCACGTCGCAGCGACCGAGTTCACGGCGGACTCACCGGATGCGGCCGCCGCCCACGCCGCCACGGTCATCGGCTCCGACGTGAGCGAGGACCTCGCGACGGCCGCCATAGACTCGAAGGCATCCGAATTCATCTCGAACCCGCACGCGATCACCGACCAGGCCGCGACGATGGGCGAGTTCGTCGCCAACGTCGGCAACATCGAGGATCCGGTCGCGACTGAAAATCTGTTCGCGTTCGACCCCTACGACGCCATTCAGGAATGAGTACACGTACCGACACCAGTTCTAACGCGGTGGTCGCCGGCAGCTTCGAGGGGGATCTGCGGCGGTATCTCCGCGGCTTGGGCGGTCTCGTCGTGTTCCTGCTCGTCTGGTGGGTTGGCGCGATGACGACCCAGCCGTCGTATCTGGTGCCGGGCCCCCTCGAATCAGTACACGCGTTTATCGACCTGTTTGCGACCTCAACGGCGATTGTCGTTCCCGTTCTGGGGTCGAGTCTCGTACTACCGACTGGGCTCGCACACCTCGCACAGACGCTGTTCCACTACGTTCCCGGCCTCCTCCTCGGCGCGCTCTGTGGCATCAGTCTCGGCCTTGCGATGGGCTGGAACGGTGTGCTCGACGACTGGCTGCGACCACTCGTCCGAGTACTGCGACCGATCCCGCCGCTGGCGTGGGTCGTCTTCGCCATCGTCTGGTTCGGCATCCACCACACTGGCGCGGCGTTCATCGTCTTCGTCGGCGCGTTCTGGATCAACTTCTACGGCGCCTACGGTGGCGTGGAGGGCGTTTCGACCGAACTGACCGATGCCGCATCGACGCTCGGCGTCGAGCGCGACCTCTCGATGCTGAAACTCGTCGCGCTCCCGAGTGCGGCACCCCAAGTGCTGACTGGGTTCCGGACGAGCATTGGTCGCTGCTGGATGATCGTCGTCGGTGCCGAGCTGTTCGGCGCACCAGGCGTCGGCTACGAGATTATCAACGCCTCGAACAATCTCGCGATGGCGACCAGCGTCGCCTACATGTTCCTCATCAGCCTGGCGTTCCTCTGTATGGACGTCGGGTTCCGACTACTCGAACGGAGGGTCCTCGCATGGCGCTGAGTTCGGACTCGTCTACCGGTCGAGACTCACGTGAGAAGATCACTATCCAGAACGTCAGCCGGTCATACGAGTCGACGCAGGCGCTCGATGACGTCTCGTTCTCGGTGTCGGAGGGCGAGTTCTGCTGTGTCGTCGGTCCCTCGGGGTGTGGGAAGACGACGCTGTTGCGAGCAATCGCCGGGCTTGACGATCCGGATGGTGGGTCGATACTGGTCGGTGGAGATCCGGTTACCGGTCCTGGGCTGGACAGGGGGATGGTCTTTCAGGAGTACGCGCTGTTCCCGTGGCGAACCGTCCGCGGGAATATCCGGTTTGGCCTTGACCGGCCCGCCTGTGACTGTCCCGACTGCGAGGGACGGGTCCGGGAGTTAATCGACCTGGTAGGGCTCGACGGCTTCGAGGACGCGTACCCGAAGGAGCTGTCCGGCGGCATGAAACAGCGCGTCGGTATCGCTCGCGCGCTCGCCCCCGATCCAGAGATCCTCTTGATGGACGAACCGTTCGGTAGTGTTGACGCTCGGACGCGCGACCGCTTGCATGCCGAATTGCTCGATATCTGGACGCAAACCGGACAGACCGTCGTGTTCGTCACCCACGACATCGACGAGGCAGTGACCCTCGCTGATCGCGTGGTCGTCATGGATGCCGACCCGGGAACCGTGCAGTCGACGTTCTCTATTGACTTAGAGCGCCCACGTGAACGGACCTCTCGTGACTTCGTGGACCACGTCGCGCGAATTAGGGATGCGCTCGGAAGTCCTGTCGACACTAGCCACTGATACGCTCTTACAGCAAGATTATTAACAGCGATTTACTAGACCGCTATCTCTATTATCTTCGAGACAATTTTTAATATATGCCCATCGTGAGCTCCTCGATGACGGAGCGACTCCGGGACGATCTCGATACGTTTGCGGAAGAACACGGCTACACCGGACGAAGTGAGGTCATCCGCGAAGCGTGCCAGTCGCTGCTCGAAGAGTACCAAGAGACAGACGACGAGGATCGGCGGGTATTGGCGACAGTTACGGCTGTCTTCGGATACGACGAGCCGGAGATCGAACGCCGGATGATGGATATCCGCCACGAATTCGAAGCGTCAATCCGGTCGAACTCCCACACCTGCCTCGAAGGCAACGCCGGCTGTGTCGAGACGTTCGTCATCGAAGCCGCGTACGACGACGTCCTGCGATTCATCGGAACCGTTCGAGGAGCAGACGAGTCAGTTTCAGTCGAATACACGGTCGTACCTGTCGATGCCATGAACGAACAGATCCGCGAGTAATAGGTTCGAAATCACTTGCGGCGACGGAAGTTAGCTCCCTTCTCTATCAAGACGAACCGCCATTCTACGCTATGATTGTTATCTACTGTGGGCTAGTACAGCAACTTTATTATAATCGCTACCAAAATTGGCAAAACAGAGATGGCACACATTCACCTCGGAGAAGGCTCGTTCCCGCTATGGGCACTGGTACTCTGGACGCTGCTTGGCGCCGGACTGATCAGTGCCGTCGTCTACCGAGTTCGGAAGGGCGGCATCAAGACACACCAGATAGCGCTCGCGGGCATCGGAGCGGCCGCGAGCTTCGCGATCTTCCAGTTGAACATCCCCGTGTGGGGTGGCATCCACATGAACCTCACTGGCCTCGTGGGGATTCTTGCTGGCCCGCTGCTCGGAGCGCTCATCGCACTGGTCGTCAATATTTTTTCGGCAGCGCTCGGCCACGGTGCAGTCGGCCTCCTCGGGGCGAATACGCTCGTCAACGCGAGCGAAGCCATCGTCGCCTACTACGCGTTCAAGACGCTGATGGGGATGGACTGGGACGTCTTCCCCGCCAGCGCCAGTGCCGCGACGCTCGGCCTCTCGGCGGGCGCGTTCCTGATGGGAGCGATCATCGTCGTCAGCGGCGTGAACGGAAGCGCGCTCCCCCGTGGTGATCTGACGATTGCCGTCGCTGGTCTCGTCGGGCTCAACCTCGGCGTCGCCGTCATCGAGGGGATCCTGACGGGCTTCATCGTCCAGTTCCTCGCGTCCGTCCGCCCCGACCTCGTCGGCCTCGCCGACCGTGACACCCAGGAGGAGCCGACCGGGGTGACGGCCTGATGCAGCGCTGGAAGCAGTACGGCGGCCTCCTCGGACTGTTCGCAGCCTTCCTCGCAGCCGGCTACTGGGGCTTCACCGCAACCGGCGGCGCACTGCCGTGGGCCAAACGCTCAGCGAAAGCCCTCCAGCGCGGTGTGCAGGAGGGTGGCGGTTCGCTTGTCGACTTCGGCCGCGGTATCGTGGTGGCCGGCCCCATTCGGAAGGGCGGAATGATGCTCGAATTCGGCGCGATCGTCCTCGTACTGGTTGTCCTCGGTATCGGACTGTACGTCTACGTCGACCGCTACGGTGGCTTCGAGGACGGAGAACGCCCAGCTCGGTAACCGTGACGACACTCTCGAACCACGTTCCCGATCCGCGGCTCATCACGGCGTTCGCCGAACGGCGAGACGGACCGTTACACCGCGTCAATCCATGGACGAAGGTCGGTGTCGTCGGTGCACTCGTCCTCGCCGTCACGGTGTTCGACCGCCTTGCGCTCCTGGCCGGACTATACGGAGCCGTACTGGTGGTCTATGGACTCGCGGGACTGCCATACCGACGACTCGCTGGCTGGTACACGCTCCCGATGCTATTCATCGTCTCGGTCGCCGGGCCGCTGGCGTTTCTCGAACCGGGAACGCCGATCGGTGGCGCACTCTCGACGCCGCTCGGTGAACTTTCTGTCACGTGGGCAGGGCTCGTGCTCTTCGGGGAGCTCAGCTGTCGATCACTCACGGTCGTCACGTTCGCCCTGATGGCGTCGATGACGACTAAATACACCGACGTGGCGTACATGCTCGGGCGGTTGCTCCCACGGCCGATTGACCAGATCGCGCTGCTCACCTATCGGTTCACGTTCGTCATGATCGAGACGCTTGAGGATCTAGTGAAAGCCGCGCTCTCTCGGGGTGCGAACTTCTCGGAGTTCTGGTCGAACAAACGGCTGTACGCGAGAATCCTCGGCATGACGATGCTGTCGGCAATCGAGCAGTCAGAACGACTCGTCAAGTCGATGGAAGCCCGTGGCTACAACGGCGACATCACGCTGTACGGCGACG contains:
- a CDS encoding ABC transporter substrate-binding protein gives rise to the protein MVQISRRSLLQKAGASTIAATGIAGCLGQGGASLDSVTVAYVPIYPNMQHYVMEQEGYYEDVPADVSIERFSSGPSVVKAFASGDVDAALFGITPAMVLVDKGTNAGILAANSRNGFKIMGTTELVDFYEQEGPAMFERFEEERGRKVRFGAPPDGSVPDILLRYWIQEDLNVGEVESAINKSKVPPAKAVQTIQSGDIDATIIQEPFATVIGQDDGFGELAWSGDILEAHPVTVLFANQHVLDDSAVAQSLVEQHVAATEFTADSPDAAAAHAATVIGSDVSEDLATAAIDSKASEFISNPHAITDQAATMGEFVANVGNIEDPVATENLFAFDPYDAIQE
- a CDS encoding ABC transporter permease, yielding MSTRTDTSSNAVVAGSFEGDLRRYLRGLGGLVVFLLVWWVGAMTTQPSYLVPGPLESVHAFIDLFATSTAIVVPVLGSSLVLPTGLAHLAQTLFHYVPGLLLGALCGISLGLAMGWNGVLDDWLRPLVRVLRPIPPLAWVVFAIVWFGIHHTGAAFIVFVGAFWINFYGAYGGVEGVSTELTDAASTLGVERDLSMLKLVALPSAAPQVLTGFRTSIGRCWMIVVGAELFGAPGVGYEIINASNNLAMATSVAYMFLISLAFLCMDVGFRLLERRVLAWR
- a CDS encoding ABC transporter ATP-binding protein translates to MALSSDSSTGRDSREKITIQNVSRSYESTQALDDVSFSVSEGEFCCVVGPSGCGKTTLLRAIAGLDDPDGGSILVGGDPVTGPGLDRGMVFQEYALFPWRTVRGNIRFGLDRPACDCPDCEGRVRELIDLVGLDGFEDAYPKELSGGMKQRVGIARALAPDPEILLMDEPFGSVDARTRDRLHAELLDIWTQTGQTVVFVTHDIDEAVTLADRVVVMDADPGTVQSTFSIDLERPRERTSRDFVDHVARIRDALGSPVDTSH
- a CDS encoding CopG family ribbon-helix-helix protein, which gives rise to MTERLRDDLDTFAEEHGYTGRSEVIREACQSLLEEYQETDDEDRRVLATVTAVFGYDEPEIERRMMDIRHEFEASIRSNSHTCLEGNAGCVETFVIEAAYDDVLRFIGTVRGADESVSVEYTVVPVDAMNEQIRE
- a CDS encoding energy-coupling factor ABC transporter permease, producing the protein MAHIHLGEGSFPLWALVLWTLLGAGLISAVVYRVRKGGIKTHQIALAGIGAAASFAIFQLNIPVWGGIHMNLTGLVGILAGPLLGALIALVVNIFSAALGHGAVGLLGANTLVNASEAIVAYYAFKTLMGMDWDVFPASASAATLGLSAGAFLMGAIIVVSGVNGSALPRGDLTIAVAGLVGLNLGVAVIEGILTGFIVQFLASVRPDLVGLADRDTQEEPTGVTA
- a CDS encoding cobalamin transport operon protein, which encodes MQRWKQYGGLLGLFAAFLAAGYWGFTATGGALPWAKRSAKALQRGVQEGGGSLVDFGRGIVVAGPIRKGGMMLEFGAIVLVLVVLGIGLYVYVDRYGGFEDGERPAR
- a CDS encoding energy-coupling factor transporter transmembrane component T family protein gives rise to the protein MTTLSNHVPDPRLITAFAERRDGPLHRVNPWTKVGVVGALVLAVTVFDRLALLAGLYGAVLVVYGLAGLPYRRLAGWYTLPMLFIVSVAGPLAFLEPGTPIGGALSTPLGELSVTWAGLVLFGELSCRSLTVVTFALMASMTTKYTDVAYMLGRLLPRPIDQIALLTYRFTFVMIETLEDLVKAALSRGANFSEFWSNKRLYARILGMTMLSAIEQSERLVKSMEARGYNGDITLYGDVSRPPIHELFIVVGSYVAVVGYAAVAVYGVRL